From the genome of Homalodisca vitripennis isolate AUS2020 unplaced genomic scaffold, UT_GWSS_2.1 ScUCBcl_5949;HRSCAF=12931, whole genome shotgun sequence:
tttaaatgttcgtGTAGCGAACTAAAACGAATAGCGGATGTAAATTACATCTGCTTTCCATAAATCAGGTCTCAAAGTGGCCAGCGGTTAAGTGAGGGAATTTTATCGCCTGAGCTCAGGATATTGGCCCGTTACTGTTGCAATCAGCACTGGGGTTTAAGTTGCAATGTGAAGAGGCAGATCTTTCCCCATCGAGTACTATATCCTCTCCTGAGatgctataaaaattaatatattaacccAGATATGCCTAGTGACCTATATTTAGGACACTTGTAGTGTTCTCCATAAAGCTTACTTCTGAAGTAGTTTCAGCTTTTTCCAACAGTGGCAGGGTGGTTGCTGTCTTCAGTAAGAGCTACTGAATGCATCTGAGCAACAATCAAGTGAATGCTTCAACTAGTTTGTTTCTTTAGACTAGTTTACAAATTAGGATTTCCAATCAACTTCATGAGCTCTGCGCCATGTGCGAAAAGtaagtacaatactattatttcgtagttttaaacctatttaagtacatttcctaataactgactaactagttattacatttatcttgaaatgtGACCGTTCTAAATTCAgaccgtttataggttatgtttggaATTGGCCCGTCCTACATGTAGTCCAGTAGGCATATGTACAACAATAATGCTTCCCACTCTCAAATGAGTTTCGACCCTTGTATTTCAAGTCGTGACTTAGTAATTgggttaaactttttgttttaagcatcaatacaattttttacagttattttataaaaaattctgaaaaaccttgttatttatcgtactttgaattttttaggaactTGAACCTTCATGAAATTTTGACGATGCTAGAAGATGAAGAGATCCAAGTGCCACCTGATGAAGAAATTGGCGTATATATTCAGCCACCAATCAATGCAAATGATGATGTCACTGATGAGGATTCTGGGGATGAGGACATGACTTCAATCCATCATCTTCCAGGAAACCAACTATTGGCCCCGCTGAAGTTTCCCAAGAATTTGAACTGAGTGACAACAAAGATGAAGAGGATCCTTCTTTATCACAACCAACCTTACCCTCTAGTTCAGCGAAGATGGACATAGCACAGccaccaaataaaaaagtaagacgaATTCAGAATTTCACTGAAGAGAAACCAGCAAAAAAGGTTAGTAAGCCATTCACTAAAAAGCAGTACAAATGGGTCAAAGAGGACCTAAAACTAGATGATACTATTTGGAGTAATAGACAGgaagtacaaacaaaaattaacaccaatggaacagtttttctgtattttcgatgatgatattgtagatttattagttgAGAAAACAAATCGTTATGCGCATTACATAACCGTTTAGGTGATGTAACTgtcgatgaaatgaaatgtttcataggagTATTGTTGTTGAGTGGTTATGTTCCATTACCTCGAAGACGAATGTTTTGGGAAACAGCTTTGGACACTCGCAATGAATTAGTTGTAAATGCAATTTCTAGAGACAGATTTGAGTTTATTATGTCAAATTTGCATGTTTGTGATAATGACAACCTCAATGCTGATGACAAGTATGCAAAAGTACGTCCATTGTTTGATgcattgaacaaaacattttttgattacgcACCACATGAGGAACACCACTCAGTTGATGAGTCTATGGTCCCATATTTTGGGAGGCATGGTTTGAAACAATTCATCAGAAACAAACCTATTCGCTAATGGTTACAAAATTTGGGTTGGTGCTAACACCCAATGGCTATGTAGTTTGGAAAGACCCCTACCAAGGGAGCAGCCACACCTTGGACCCTCAGTATGAACACTTGGGCCTTGGTGCCAGTGTTGTTTTGCAGTACTGTGATGTTCTGAAGAAGAATGGTGATTTCCCGTACTTCttgtatttttgataattttttttctggtctAACCTTTGTTTGAGAAACTGTCCCAAAAGAATATAAGAGCTATTGGTACGGTGAGAGAGAACAGAATAGCAAAGTGCCCACTGACTGatagtaaagatttgaaaaagaaagaaaggggaacttttgaatacgaaaaagtatgtgatgaaaatttaattattgcaagatGGAATGACAACAGTATTGTCACTGTTGTTTCAAATGCTGTTGGTGTACAACCCATACATCAGGTTAAAACGCTTTTCACTTAAAGCCAAGAAACATGCTTTCATCCCTCAAACCAAACCTCATACACCAGTACAACAAAAAAATGGGCGGAGTGGACCGGTGCGATCAAAATATGAGCCTGTACCGAATCCAAATCAGAGGTAAGAAGTGGTATTTCCCTCTGATCTGTGACTGCATTGACAGTGCAGAACAAAATGCCTGGCAACTTCACCGCCATGCGGGAGGGAACCTTTGACCACTTGTCTTTCAGACGCAGACTTGCCTGTAACCTGCTAGAAACATTTGGTAAAGGGTGCGCGTCAAGGCTGGACGGCCATCGAAACAATCAAAGTGGACTCCAGGTTTGACAGATTGGACCACCTTGTTGTTCCTCAGGAAAAGCAAACGAGATGTGGGCATTGCCATGCCAAGTGCACTACCAGATGCCAAAAGTGTGATGTTGGT
Proteins encoded in this window:
- the LOC124373584 gene encoding piggyBac transposable element-derived protein 2-like, with product MCEKNLNLHEILTMLEDEEIQVPPDEEIGVYIQPPINANDDVTDEDSGDEDMTSIHHLPGNQLLAPLKFPKNLN